Part of the Bacillus sp. N1-1 genome, GCTACGGGTCATTGAGACGATGACGTTTACGAGCACAAGCATGCCGAAGTTTCATGAAAAAGAAGTGGTTCGTTCATGAAGCAGTTAAAAACCGAGCTTGTTTCTCAAAAAGAAATTGCAGCTTCGATTTATGAAGCAGTTGTTTTTCATAAGGAGATCGATGAAAGCTTCCAACCTGGACAATTTGTTCATGTTAAAACGGGATTCGGATCAGATCCATTGCTAAGACGCCCGATCAGTATTTGTCATGTCGATCCTAACAAGCATGAGTTAACGATGATTTATCGTGCAGAAGGAAAAGGAACTAAAGTATTAGCCGAGATGGTACCAGGGGTCGAAGTTGACCTCCTTGGACCACTCGGGAATGGTTTTCCAGTTGAGAGGACAAAGGAGGGCGAAACAGCTCTACTTGTGGGGGGCGGTATCGGCGTTCCACCCCTCTATTACCTTTCACAGGAATTAACGAAGCGCGGGGTAAAAGTAAAACATGTAAACGGTTTTCAAACAAGTTCTGTCGTTTTCTACGAAGAAAAATTTAAAGCATACGGCCCTGTCACAATCACAACGGCAGATGGAACATATGGCGAAGAAGGATTTGTAACAAACCAGCTTGACATGAACGCTGACTACCTTTTCGCCTGCGGACCATCACCAATGTTAAAAGCACTAGAAAATTACCGTGCTAAAAAAGGTGTTTACCTATCACTTGAACAGCGAATGGGCTGTGGCATTGGTGCCTGTCTCGCATGTGTTTGTCACGTACAGGGAGACGAAACAGGCTTTGCTTATCGTAAAGTGTGCAGTGATGGGCCAGTATTTCAAGCGGGGGAGGTTGTTCTATGAGTCGATTACGAGTTGAGTTACCCGGCCTAGACCTAAAAAATCCGATCATGCCAGCATCAGGCTGCTTTGGATTTGGTAAGGAGTATAGCAAGTTTTATAATCTGGATCAGCTTGGAGCGATTATGGTGAAAGCGACAACGCATGAGCCGCGCTTTGGCAATCCAACCCCTCGCGTCGCAGAAACAACATCAGGCATGTTAAATGCGATTGGTCTTCAAAACCCAGGCCTTGAGCGTGTTATGACAGAGGAGTTACCGTGGTTATCGAACTATAACGTGCCAATTATTGCGAATGTCGCTGGATCGACGATAGAAGACTACGTGACTGTTGCAGAGCGAATCTCAACGGCCGACAACGTACATGCGCTTGAGTTAAATATTTCTTGCCCAAATGTGAAAGAAGGTGGTCTCGCATTTGGAACGGTGCCTGAAACAGCATTTGAGGTCACTAAAGCAGTTAAAGACGTGTCATCGGTTCCTGTTTACGTCAAACTTTCGCCAAACGTAACAGATATTGTGCAGATGGCAAAAGTCGTTGAGCGTGCCGGCGCTGATGGATTAACGATGATCAATACGCTTCTCGGTATGCGAATTGACTTAAAATCAGGTAAGCCGATTCTTGCAAATGGAGCGGGAGGATTATCAGGTCCGGCGATTAAACCTGTTGCCATTCGCATGATTTATCAAGTAAGTCAGCAGGTAAATATTCCAATTATCGGAATGGGCGGGGTGCAATCCGCTGAAGATGTAATCGAATATTATCTCGCAGGAGCGAGCGCTGTTGCGGTTGGCACGGCAAACTTCGTGGATCCATTCGCTTGTCCTACTATTATTGATGCCTTACCAGCTTTGCTGGATGAATTAGGTGTTCATCATATTTCTGAGCTGACAGGAAGGAGCTGGAAAAAGGAATGGGATCTTCAATCATCCTCGCACTAGATTTTTCGGAAAAGGAAGAGCTAAATGCTTTCCTTAAGCAATTTGAAGGAGAGAAGCTTTTTGTAAAAGTGGGTATGGAAGCATTTTATCAATACGGACCAAAGCTTGTAGACGAATTAAAACAGCGAGGTCATCACGTTTTCCTCGATTTAAAACTGCATGATATTCCAAATACAGTAAATAAAGCGATGAAGGGGCTTGCTGGTCTAGGTGTTGACTTAATTAACGTACATGCAAGCGGAGGATCACGGATGATGCAGGCGGCGTTGGAAGGGCTAGAAGCAGGTACTCGCGGCGGCCAAAAACGGCCTTTGTGCATCGGCGTAACGCAATTGACGAGTACATCAGAAGAAATGCTTCGAAGCGAACTGCATATTGCAACAGATATGAAAAATAGTGTTGTGTCTCTCGCAGAGCTTGCGAAGGAAAGCGGACTTGATGGTGTCGTCAGTTCAGCTCTTGAGGTTCCGATGATCAAAGAAACGTGCGGAGAATCGTTCTTAACGGTAACACCAGGGATTAGATTAGAAGGCGATCTGGCTGGAGATCAAAACCGCGTCTGCTCTCCGAAGAAAGCACGATCTCTAGGAAGTGATTTTATTGTGGTCGGACGCAGTATCACAGGAGCGAAAAACCCATTATCAGCATACGACATTTTAAAATCAGAGTGGAGGAAGTCACATGAAATCAATCGCTAAAGCACTATTGGAAATTAAAGCCGTCAGCCTACAGCCTAATAACCCTTTTACGTGGTCATCAGGTTTATTATCACCGATTTACTGTGATAATCGTTTAACCCTTTCTTATCCAAAGGTAAGAAAGGAAATTGCGAGTGGGCTTGTCGATATGGTGAAAGAAAAATACGCTGATGCAGAAGTGATTGCCGGGACAGCAACCGCTGGTATTCCTCACGCTGCCTGGGTGAGCGACCTCCTCGATCTTCCGATGGTATACGTTCGCGGAAGTGCAAAAGGTCATGGAAAAGGAAATGTGATTGAAGGAAAAGTAGAGGTAGGACAAAAGGTTGTTGTAATTGAAGATTTGGTTTCAACGGGAGGCAGTGCGATCGAGGCTGTGAAACAATTAGAAGCTGCTGGCGCTAACGTGCTCGGTGTAGCCGCC contains:
- a CDS encoding dihydroorotate dehydrogenase — translated: MSRLRVELPGLDLKNPIMPASGCFGFGKEYSKFYNLDQLGAIMVKATTHEPRFGNPTPRVAETTSGMLNAIGLQNPGLERVMTEELPWLSNYNVPIIANVAGSTIEDYVTVAERISTADNVHALELNISCPNVKEGGLAFGTVPETAFEVTKAVKDVSSVPVYVKLSPNVTDIVQMAKVVERAGADGLTMINTLLGMRIDLKSGKPILANGAGGLSGPAIKPVAIRMIYQVSQQVNIPIIGMGGVQSAEDVIEYYLAGASAVAVGTANFVDPFACPTIIDALPALLDELGVHHISELTGRSWKKEWDLQSSSH
- the pyrF gene encoding orotidine-5'-phosphate decarboxylase — encoded protein: MGSSIILALDFSEKEELNAFLKQFEGEKLFVKVGMEAFYQYGPKLVDELKQRGHHVFLDLKLHDIPNTVNKAMKGLAGLGVDLINVHASGGSRMMQAALEGLEAGTRGGQKRPLCIGVTQLTSTSEEMLRSELHIATDMKNSVVSLAELAKESGLDGVVSSALEVPMIKETCGESFLTVTPGIRLEGDLAGDQNRVCSPKKARSLGSDFIVVGRSITGAKNPLSAYDILKSEWRKSHEINR
- the pyrE gene encoding orotate phosphoribosyltransferase, which encodes MKSIAKALLEIKAVSLQPNNPFTWSSGLLSPIYCDNRLTLSYPKVRKEIASGLVDMVKEKYADAEVIAGTATAGIPHAAWVSDLLDLPMVYVRGSAKGHGKGNVIEGKVEVGQKVVVIEDLVSTGGSAIEAVKQLEAAGANVLGVAAIFTYGMKKGAEQFASAEIAWDTLTNFDELLTCAVETGMIEEREVQSLLHWRDNPSSKEWLEQLKDLSV
- a CDS encoding dihydroorotate dehydrogenase electron transfer subunit, whose amino-acid sequence is MKQLKTELVSQKEIAASIYEAVVFHKEIDESFQPGQFVHVKTGFGSDPLLRRPISICHVDPNKHELTMIYRAEGKGTKVLAEMVPGVEVDLLGPLGNGFPVERTKEGETALLVGGGIGVPPLYYLSQELTKRGVKVKHVNGFQTSSVVFYEEKFKAYGPVTITTADGTYGEEGFVTNQLDMNADYLFACGPSPMLKALENYRAKKGVYLSLEQRMGCGIGACLACVCHVQGDETGFAYRKVCSDGPVFQAGEVVL